A genomic window from Rhizobium sp. 007 includes:
- the tolR gene encoding protein TolR has translation MGMAVGGNNGGGGGRRRRGGRNKGVISEINVTPLVDVMLVLLIIFMVAAPMMTVGVPIDLPETQAKALNSETQPITISVKNDGAVFLQETPIPAEEIAAKLEAIATTGYNERIFVRGDATAPYGVIADVMARIQGAGFKNIGLVTQQKKDQ, from the coding sequence ATGGGTATGGCTGTTGGAGGCAATAACGGCGGAGGCGGAGGACGCCGCCGCCGTGGTGGCCGGAACAAGGGTGTTATTTCCGAGATCAACGTGACGCCGCTCGTCGACGTCATGCTCGTGCTGCTCATCATCTTCATGGTGGCGGCCCCGATGATGACCGTCGGCGTGCCGATCGACCTGCCGGAAACGCAGGCCAAGGCGCTCAATTCCGAAACGCAGCCGATCACCATTTCCGTCAAGAACGACGGTGCGGTGTTCCTGCAGGAAACGCCGATCCCGGCCGAAGAGATCGCCGCCAAGCTCGAAGCGATCGCGACCACCGGCTACAATGAACGCATCTTTGTGCGTGGCGATGCGACGGCGCCCTACGGCGTGATCGCCGACGTCATGGCGCGCATCCAGGGCGCGGGCTTCAAGAATATCGGTCTGGTCACGCAGCAGAAGAAGGACCAGTAG
- the tolQ gene encoding protein TolQ has translation MEQVGLAAATADVSLWSLFMQAGIVVKLVMLGLIAASVWTWAIVIDKYLAYGRARRQFDKFEQVFWSGQSLEELYRTLSERNNTGLASIFVAAMREWKKSFERGARSPIGLQMRIDRAMDVTLARETEYLSARLGSLATIGSAGPFIGLFGTVVGIMTSFQAIAGSKSTNLAVVAPGIAEALLATAIGLVAAIPAVIAYNKFSADAGKLSGRMEGFADEFSAILSRQIDEKLQPRQAAQ, from the coding sequence ATGGAACAAGTAGGATTGGCAGCAGCAACGGCCGACGTCAGCCTCTGGTCGCTGTTCATGCAGGCAGGCATCGTCGTCAAGCTGGTCATGCTCGGGCTGATCGCAGCCTCCGTCTGGACCTGGGCAATCGTCATCGACAAATATCTGGCCTATGGGCGCGCCCGGCGCCAGTTCGACAAGTTCGAACAGGTTTTCTGGTCGGGTCAGTCGCTGGAAGAGCTCTACAGGACACTTTCCGAACGCAACAATACCGGGCTTGCTTCGATCTTCGTCGCAGCCATGCGCGAGTGGAAGAAGTCCTTCGAGCGCGGCGCACGCTCGCCGATCGGCCTGCAGATGCGTATCGACCGGGCAATGGATGTGACGCTCGCCCGTGAAACCGAATATCTTTCCGCCCGCCTCGGGTCGCTCGCGACGATCGGTTCGGCCGGTCCGTTCATCGGTCTCTTCGGTACGGTCGTCGGTATCATGACTTCGTTCCAGGCAATCGCCGGATCGAAGTCGACCAATCTCGCGGTCGTTGCACCCGGTATCGCCGAGGCGCTTCTCGCCACTGCGATCGGCCTCGTTGCCGCTATCCCGGCGGTTATCGCCTACAACAAGTTCTCCGCGGATGCCGGCAAACTCTCTGGCCGCATGGAAGGCTTTGCGGACGAATTCTCCGCCATACTTTCGCGCCAGATCGACGAGAAGCTGCAGCCGCGTCAGGCCGCACAGTAA
- the ybgC gene encoding tol-pal system-associated acyl-CoA thioesterase, translating into MADNGFSISGALTQTGHQLIQRVYYEDTDFSGLVYHARYLHFLERGRTDYLRCLGVEQRELITADEEGLVFVVHRMEIDFRNPARMDDVLTIVTRTEKAGGAKMVLQQDIRRGETPLIAAKVIIAVINAKGRPRRLPEALAKQMQIETQEG; encoded by the coding sequence ATGGCGGATAACGGCTTTTCGATTTCTGGCGCGCTGACGCAGACGGGGCACCAACTGATCCAGCGCGTCTATTACGAAGACACCGATTTCTCCGGTCTCGTCTATCACGCGCGCTATCTGCATTTCCTCGAGCGCGGCCGCACCGACTATCTTCGCTGCCTGGGCGTCGAGCAGCGCGAGCTGATCACCGCCGACGAGGAAGGGCTCGTTTTCGTCGTTCACCGCATGGAGATCGACTTCAGGAATCCGGCGCGCATGGATGATGTTCTCACCATCGTCACGCGCACCGAGAAGGCAGGCGGCGCGAAGATGGTGCTGCAACAGGACATCCGCCGTGGCGAGACGCCGCTTATCGCCGCCAAGGTCATCATTGCCGTCATCAACGCGAAGGGAAGACCGCGGCGGTTGCCCGAGGCGCTGGCAAAGCAGATGCAAATCGAGACGCAGGAGGGCTGA